Within the Salvia hispanica cultivar TCC Black 2014 chromosome 4, UniMelb_Shisp_WGS_1.0, whole genome shotgun sequence genome, the region GAGCTTCCATTCATCAGAGATAGAATAGTGGAATGCTACTATTGGACGACCGGAGTGGTTGAACGTCGTGAACATGGATTTGAGAGGATAATGCTCACCAAAATAAATGCTCTTGTTACAACTATAGATGATATCTACGATATTTATGGCACACTTGAAGAGCTCGAACTATTCACAGAGGCTATTCGAAGGTTAGTTTAATTACAACAATAAACAtgggagtacatttttattagttgtagtatatatattaattgtgtatatattttgatcAGATGGGATATTGAATCAATAGATCAACTGCCCCCTTACATGAAAGTATGTTATCTTGCGCTTTACAACTTTGTTAATGAGATGGGATACTATACTCTCAAGGATAAAGGGTTCAACTCCATCCCCTTTCTGCGGAAAACGGTAACAATAATAGccttttgtatatttttactACATTTACAGATGTAAATTTACTAATTAGGATAACATTGAGGAAATTTTTTGCAGTGGGTTGATTTGGTTGAGACATATTTGATAGAGGCAAATTGGTACCACAAGGGGCATAAACCTAGCTTGGAAGAATACATCAACAATGCTTGGATATCAATTGGAGGTGTCCCCATTCTATCCCATCTTTTTTTCCGGCTGACGGATTCAATAGATGAGGAGGATGCCGAGAGCGTGCATAAATACCATGATATTGTTTGTGCATCATGTACGATTCTAAGGCTCGCTGATGATATGGGAACATCACTGGTATGTGACGTTACAcgatatacataaattttgaactgtgaattacttataattaatatgaggttttgttttttttgttttttggatggttaaataactttaaatttaaatgtcgCGCCTCGAACTTATTAGACCTTTGGTCTCAAGCATTAACAATATGAGGTCTTGTTAATATAGGATGAGGTGGAGAGAGGCGACGTGCCAAAATCAGTTCAGTGTTATATGAATGAGTACAATGCTTCAGAAGAAGAGGCGCGAAAGCATGTTCAATCGCTGATAGAGGAGACATGGAAGACGATGAATAAGGAAATGATGGATTCTCCATTTTCAGTATATTTTGCAGAAGTTTGTGCTAATCTCAGCAGAATGGCACAGTTTATATACCAGAAGGAATCTGATGGATTCGGAATGCAACACTCATTCGTTAACAAACAGCTTAGAAGCTTGTTGTTCGAACCATATGAATAAGGAAAGAATTGGTAAAGACTTAAGTGTAGTTTGGGTTTCGATTGTATCTTGTACAAAAGAGGTCAGTAAACATGGGTGGACACACATATAGGAAGGTCTATGGGCTCAAGCTCCtaataaacattattttttaatactttttgtttgtaggtttttttttttattatatccCATGTGTCCGTCAATACATGACACAAGTTGACTCGatgcgagttttaagaaatgtatcCAAAATCCGGTCctcattaaatgtctcatatctgactgacacaggttttaagaaattgtttgactttatgaaGGAAAGTgcatggaaaaaagttagttgatttataataaaatgtgattgaatgacaaaatgagttagtgcaatgtgagactcatttactaaaagtagtaaaagtgaaataaaacatttttcggTGACCGtccaaataatgaaatatgaaaaatttaatGGGGGATAGGGGGGAGTAACAGAAAGTGGActgaaaaaagttaatggaatgtggtgCCACTTTTATATAGGATTTGTTTTATGAAGGTCataccaaaagtagtaaaaagtaaGTGTAACAAGTACCGGCGAAcggattaaaaaggaaagtaaatgaatatagtttaaataatttcttttatatttcaatcGCAACCGGCCCCTTACCGTTGATTGGGTAGCTTATCCTGCTTGCAATTATAACAATCCTCGtttcaaaacaaacaaactacTTAGTGTGTTACATGCCCAATGAGTCAAAATCATTGCCTCAATGCGTACAAATCAGAGCCCCACATTCCaacaataatttgaaataatctTGATTTGATGAGTGCACATTCCATTACTGTCTGTTGCCGAAATGGGtacattattcaattaatGATTTACTTTTCATCATCCTTCCatccaaaattatttataaataaaatattattgttgctCTATTTTcgataatttattataaataattaaaaatatatagttttgaattttatttcagaaaattaacttttttgaaaaaaatcaagtgttttagtttttatttttgttttctttttcaaaaatatgtgGGTGTGGGCAATCATGATAATATATTCGTTATCATCACTATCTTTTTCctagtatatattaaaaaaaatggtgacACGTGGACTGTTTCTTAACATGCAAATCTTGAGGAATTGGTGTCTAAaacaagataataaaaaatttacaaattaacCGGTGGCTTATCGTGGACCTTTTTCACGTGGTTAACGGGTTGAAATTGATgttaaacataatttaattactgtTTGTAAATATGGCGTGCGTAAAAGCGATTAACAATAGTACtacttattataaaaatgaattaattaaataagggAGTAAAACAATAACTTGAACCTGGTAAGTTCAGACCAATAAATACATGCAAGTTAACACAAAATAGATTAAAGCAACAAACTGAATACCAATCAATTAACGAGAAGATGTCTAGTATCACATTGTAATTTGCGATTCTTAGCAACACTCATTTTATCGCATCTTCAAAACGACATTGTTTCACTACTGCAGCCAATGCCACTTCTCGTAGAAGCCAGCTGGCCCATTGCTCGTTGCGATTGGGTACTGTGATCCAAACTGAACGACGAACAGGAGGCTACCAGCCTAGTCTTTGGGACTTCAACTCTATTCAATCGTTCGATTTTGCGTATAATAAGGTAATTGAACATACAAATTGATTCTCATTAGTACATATATGTATGACATATTATAAATTCTTGTAGGAACAAAAGCCACTAGAAATGGCGGCGACTCTGATTGAGCAAGTGAAGATGTTGCTTCAACAGGAACAGCGTTTGGAGCTGATTGATGACTTGCAAAAATTGGGTATTTCTTGTCATTTTCGCCACGAAATTGCTCAAATATTAAACTCAAAATCGATTGTGCTAGAGCTAGCCATATTGGACATCAACAATGTTCAAGCACAATTTCTACAAGAACTCAAAGAGACCTCTAGGTAAACAAAGTACTATATTCataatcaattcaatttttctagATTGAAATAATACTTATTCTTCATGTGTGTTAATTATGAAAAGATGGTGGGAGAATACTGGGCTTGTTCAAGAGCTTCCATTCATCAGAGATAGAATAGTGGAATGCTACTATTGGACGACCGGAGTGGTTGAACGTCGTGAACATGGATTTGAGAGGATAATGCTCACCAAAATAAATGCTCTTGTTACAACTATAGATGATATCTACGATATTTATGGCACACTTGAAGAGCTCGAACTATTCACAGAGGCTATTCGAAGGTTAGTTTAATTACAACAATAAACAtgggagtacatttttattagttgtagtatatatattaattgtgtatatattttgatcAGATGGGATATTGAATCAATTGACCAACTGCCCCCTTACATGAAAGTATGTTATCTTGCGCTCTACAACTTTGTGAATGAGATGGCTTACTATACTCTCAAGGATAAAGGCTTCAACTCCATCCCCTTTCTGCGGAAAACGGTAACAATAATAGCCTTTTGTATATTCTTACTACATTTATAGATGTACATTTACTAATTAGGCTAATATTGAGGAAATTTTTTGCAGTGGGTTGATTTGGTTGAGACATATTTGATAGAGGCAAATTGGTACCACAAGGGGCATAAACCTAGCTTGGAAGAATACATCAACAATGCTTGGATATCAATTGGAGGTGTCCCCATTCTATCCCATCTTTTTTTCCGGCTGACGGATTCAATAGATGAGGAGGATGCCGAGAGCGTGCATAAATACCATGATATTGTTTGTGCATCATGTACGATTCTAAGGCTCGCTGATGATATGGGAACATCACTGGTATGTGACGTTACAcgatatacataaattttgaactgtgaattacttataattaatatgaggttttgttttttttgttttttggatggttaaataactttaaatttaaatgtcgCGCCTCGAACTTATTAGACCTTTGGTCTCAAGCATTAACAATATGAGGTCTTGTTAATATAGGATGAGGTGGAGAGAGGCGACGTGCCAAAATCAGTTCAGTGTTATATGAATGAGTACAATGCTTCAGAAGAAGAGGCGCGAAAGCATGTTCAATCGCTGATAGAGGAGACATGGAAGACGATGAATAAGGAAATGATGGATTCTCCATTTTCAGTATATTTTGCAGAAGTTTGTGCTAATCTCAGCAGAATGGCACAGTTTATATACCAGAAGGAATCTGATGGATTCGGAATGCAACACTCATTCGTTAACAATCGGCTTGTATCTTGGATTCTTGGTCTATTGTTAGATTGACCATGTCTCTACATAATACAAAATAGATCTCGGCAAACTCATAAACAAGATTttttagtaggagtatattttctctttgtaatttttttttaaattatactccctccgtcccccaatgCATGACACATGTTGACAAAATGTGAGGTTTAAGAAATGTACTCCTACCGgtcccattaaatatttcatatttgaccggcacaagttttaagaaattgttgacTTTGTGAAGGAAAGTggattaaaaaagttagtggattgtgggtcttaattttatatgttaagattatagtaataaaatctGAGTGAGATGAGTTAATAGAACGTGAGACTGATTCACtaaaagtaatactccatctgtccgcgaataggagtctcgttttttcaatttagtccatccgcgaataggaatcccggttcacttttaccataaatggtaatagagtctcatcttccactaactcattccactcacatttcatttaaaattaatatatacaagtggaccatatattccactaactttcttccacccacttttcttaacatttcttaaaactcgagtcGCTCATAAAtaggactcctaatggcggatggagggagtaaaagtgaaataagacatGGGACATTTAATGGGACCAAAGGaagtaatagaaagtgaattaaaaagattaataaaatgtggggTCActtttaaatagtactccttccgtcctggttaagatgacacatttcttgtcgccatgagattttagaagttattggttaacgtgtttaattgaagagagaacaTGTGgttgtaagtattaaaatagagagaaagaaaagtgaataatttattaagagtgagaaaaagtggttagGTGTATCAATTGGAAAgagaaagttttcaaaaaaggaaatgtgtcatcttagttgggacaaactaaaaaggaaacgCGTCATCTTAAGTGAGATGGgaggaatattattttgtacttataaaaatgtgagtaggaataaTTAGTGGAGTGTGAAGTCTATTACCGAAAGTGGTAGTAAAAGGTAAGTGTAATAAATATTGTCGGATGATACGGAGGGGCCTTCGGATCGGACtgagagcatccacaatggatg harbors:
- the LOC125220542 gene encoding 1,8-cineole synthase, chloroplastic-like, which translates into the protein MDNSKPVSVPLGSHFKLSKKESPSTKEERAEMKKVPYASAIGSIMYAMVCTRPDIAQAVGVVSRFMGDPGKQHWEAVKWILRYLRGTTERVLCFNGKNVELAGYVDADLASNDLDGRRSTTGYVFTYGGTAISWTSKLQKTVALSTTEAEYVAATEASKEMVWLQSFLDELGKENKSSRLYSDSQSAIFLAKNPAFHSRTKHVELKYHYIRHLVEMKILQLEKILGSENPADMFTKIHFVSNWVNNSLCSFSFYIRDCLCLFPNIQAQFLQELKETSRWWENTGLVQELPFIRDRIVECYYWTTGVVERREHGFERIMLTKINALVTTIDDIYDIYGTLEELELFTEAIRRWDIESIDQLPPYMKVCYLALYNFVNEMGYYTLKDKGFNSIPFLRKTWVDLVETYLIEANWYHKGHKPSLEEYINNAWISIGGVPILSHLFFRLTDSIDEEDAESVHKYHDIVCASCTILRLADDMGTSLDEVERGDVPKSVQCYMNEYNASEEEARKHVQSLIEETWKTMNKEMMDSPFSVYFAEVCANLSRMAQFIYQKESDGFGMQHSFVNKQLRSLLFEPYE
- the LOC125220543 gene encoding 1,8-cineole synthase, chloroplastic-like — protein: MANTHFIASSKRHCFTTAANATSRRSQLAHCSLRLGTVIQTERRTGGYQPSLWDFNSIQSFDFAYNKEQKPLEMAATLIEQVKMLLQQEQRLELIDDLQKLGISCHFRHEIAQILNSKSIVLELAILDINNVQAQFLQELKETSRWWENTGLVQELPFIRDRIVECYYWTTGVVERREHGFERIMLTKINALVTTIDDIYDIYGTLEELELFTEAIRRWDIESIDQLPPYMKVCYLALYNFVNEMAYYTLKDKGFNSIPFLRKTWVDLVETYLIEANWYHKGHKPSLEEYINNAWISIGGVPILSHLFFRLTDSIDEEDAESVHKYHDIVCASCTILRLADDMGTSLDEVERGDVPKSVQCYMNEYNASEEEARKHVQSLIEETWKTMNKEMMDSPFSVYFAEVCANLSRMAQFIYQKESDGFGMQHSFVNNRLVSWILGLLLD